The Caloenas nicobarica isolate bCalNic1 chromosome 8, bCalNic1.hap1, whole genome shotgun sequence genome contains the following window.
ATCTGTAGGATCTGAGCCTAGACAGCTCCAGGGCAGGttaaaaaatattgctgctttGTAATAGATAAGTCATAAATACAgactctcttctgcctcccgTCAATAGCTCTGCTGAGAAATCCCCAACACAACCCAGCGCTCGTCCCCCGCTCAccatgctgctgtgctgctgagtgccaacccctcctgcctgtgGCCACTgcggctgctgcaggcagggctggcaatgaacaggagaggagaaaagtgAGAGCGACAACAACTGGCTTTGCATTTGCTGGCACCTCGCGACCTGCCGGAGTGGTGAGAGCTTCTCTCCAGGGAGACAGGCGCAGAGACAGCAATTTATCAGTCTGGCTGTGGTGAAAGGCCAGCAAAATGTCCCTGGGTGAGGTTTGCTCATCCATGGCTGTGTGTTAGGGCCAGGCGTGAGTTGTGAGTCAGCTGTGGCAGCATCCAGCCCCGGACAGGCCAGGGGGACAGCTGAGACCTGGCCAGCACCCATGGGGAGAGAGAGCATCCTTCatccctcagctgccttcccCAGGATGGGCTCACTGTCCCCATACCAGCAGGGGGTTGGCCACCTCTCACCATCCTTGACAGCTGAGCTAAGCCATGGAGGCTTACTCCGGGCTCCAAAATTACCAAAAGCCAGGAAGAGCAGCACTTGGAGGGCAGTTTGCTAAGAAACAAGTGGGAGATGGACACAACTGCACATCAGAGCGGGTCGTCCTGGAAGGAGCCCAAAAATGAGGCTGTGGCTGAGAAAACCCCATATGCATGAGTGTCTCCAAGTAATGGGTAATGGATGAAGGGGCTGCGTGGTagagagggcagaggagctCCAGACATGCATGCACAGGAGACAGGCAGGTAAGCAGCAACATCAGGGAGAGAACCGTGGAAAAAGCAGTGTATGCACATGAGGCCATTGGTAGGGAAGCACCAGGTGTGTGCAGAGGGCATTGCAAGGGAGCAGGGGTTGGCTCTGCCCTTGTAAAAGAGCAGAGACCCAAGTAAGAAAATATGGACCCCTGGCAGGGATGTGGTCACCACTGGGATTGGCTTCCCAGGCAGAGGCGAGGGAGctccttctcagcagctgggTTGGTTGGGGAGGCTGCAGACAGCCAGATATGATGACTGGGACTGGGAAAACCTCAGCATGGAAAGAAGAAGGCTACGGGCAATGGTAGTAAGAAACTTGGCCATGTCTCTGTTTTATGACATAATGCCAGCAGGGAGAGGGCGAGCAGCTCCCAGAATAGGGAGAGCTGTGCAGGAGGGAGTGGAGTTGGTCCAGGCTGAAGGgtcagcctcctcctccccagcagaacCTCAGCTCGTGCAGCTGAGCAAGGAGAATCCTCCTCCAGAAGGACAGGTCCATTCAGATACAAGACCCTTTGGGTCCCAAGCGCTCCCTCAGTCACTGTTTGCCAGCCAAAAACACTCGGCACATCACTGATATTCACCTCAAGGGGGACCAGTCATGCTGGCTCTCCTTCCTGGGGAAGTCCCTGCTGGTGGCACCATGctggtccccagccctgctgctgtgaCATCACCGTCCTCCAGGCAGAGATGGGGGCCAGGAAGAGTTTGAGAACCCACAATTTGCATTGTGTGTGCATTTCCAGTGCTCCAAGACTGAGAAATCACAGCAAGAGATCAGTTCATCCACAGACCAGGACCATATCCACGTAGGGTATGGTTTGGGGGACCATGGCACAGGGAAACAGCTGGGTACAAGGATTCAGGGAGAGGACATTCCCCATCTGGGGAGGGCTCGCTCTTCCCAGTGCTGTCGGGTCAGTGGTTCCAGTGCTCCCCAGTGCAGTGCCTAAGATCTCACAGCTCCATCTGCTGGCTCCGTGGCCAGggctgcagaggctgcagtGGAGGGAAGGTGCTGGCAAAGAGGGAGAGTTGATGAGATAAGCTGGACAGatcacttgaaaaacaaaacccacatggCCCCTGGATCACACAGggttttcttgttattttgggtttttttaaccaattGCCTTCAGGTTGCATATATGGAGATATGGGAGAATGTTACGcgagcaaaaaaaaagcaaacccacagTGAGGAGTGTAAAAGGCCCTGGAGGACGCAGCAGGGCGGAGATCACCTGAGCACCTCTGCAGCCGGGgcttgatgctgtgcaagctgCACCAGCTCACAGTGTGTGGTGCCAGTGTCCACTGGCATCTGCTCCCTGTAACTTTGCTGCAAACCTCCAGCTCTAGGTGCCCTTCAGCTGCCTTGGGTGCCCAGTTCCACCAAGGCCAAAGGCAGGAGAGGATCGGGATGTGTTTCCCCAAAAGCTGAGCCCAGCTGGTGGATAAAGGCAGCCCCCAGCTTCCCTCTGAGCTGCTCACACATACTTAGAAGAGGctttggagaaattaaaaagcacaaatgCAGGGGGCTGAGGAGAAAGGGCTGGTTTTATTCTTGCAAGTACAGTCCAGTCATTGCATGGGGTAGCTGAGGCTCGTCCTCATGCAGAATATGTCCTGTAAGAAGCTGTCAGACCCACCAGGCTCCCCAAGGCTCTGGGACAAGGTGCCTGGCTGAGGCACCCCGATGTGTCCCCGACCCCTCTTGAGCTGGGGAGGCCTCGCCATGCCACGAGCAAGGGCTAACCTTGGGCACCCAATTTTCCAGGCACTGCATCAGCCTCCCCCACCATCACCCCTGTTCCTCTTTGTGAGCCACAGCTCCCACTACAGTATGGCgaaataaagcaggaaaaagagtACTACTGCCAAAATACAGATCAAAGAGATGCCGATCCAGCAGCAGCGTTTCCAGGGGAAGCTGTTATTGATGGTTGAGGAGTGGTGGGTTGGAGTTGCATAGGGCCTCATGTTCTGGTGTTTTGGGGTGCGATGGGTGCTGGTCTTGTCCATACCTTTCAAGGGCTTCCAGGCATTTGACACCGTGGCCAGCTTTGCCTTGCTGCAAACGCCGAGCTGGCAGCCCTCGCAGCGGGCACTGTCGTGCGGCCCCGCCACCGGTGCGTCCACCACAACTTCCAGGAGGTCAGAGGGCTGGACGTGCGCACCATAGCAGTACTTGAGGATCTTCAGCACCAGGTTGTGCAGGAGTCTCTCCATGGTGTCCAGGCTGAATTCGGGCTCCTCCAGTTGCGGGTCGGGGCAGCGCCTGCACACCTGGCGAAAGACTCGCATGCACACCATGCCCCAGCCCCGGCGCCGATGCATGTGGAACAGGACATGCACTTTGGCTGAAGACCACTTGTGaaagcactgggagcactgaaACCTGCCAGGGCAAGAGGGGACCAGCTCATCCCAGGCTCCCTGCATTGAGCCAGCAGCTTCCCGTGCAGTCAGTGGGGATCAGGGCAGACAGGGCTGGTGGATTAACTTCCCTCATGCAAGCATTATGCCAAACTGTCCTCCTTGTAATAGCATGATGCCAGTCTGAGTAGTTCAACACAGATGTGAG
Protein-coding sequences here:
- the LOC135991746 gene encoding receptor-transporting protein 3-like, with the protein product MRTWQDIFAKKIADMDLTEPWMLQEDDTLQVHVLKPGWKEFVQHHALGRFQCSQCFHKWSSAKVHVLFHMHRRRGWGMVCMRVFRQVCRRCPDPQLEEPEFSLDTMERLLHNLVLKILKYCYGAHVQPSDLLEVVVDAPVAGPHDSARCEGCQLGVCSKAKLATVSNAWKPLKGMDKTSTHRTPKHQNMRPYATPTHHSSTINNSFPWKRCCWIGISLICILAVVLFFLLYFAIL